Below is a genomic region from Candidatus Reconcilbacillus cellulovorans.
AGATCGACGCCGCGAATGTTGGCTTTCCAGCGAGAAAAATCCATACTGCCGCCGTTGATGGCGACGACCCGGTCGCGATAGGGCTGCTCTCGCGGAGGGCCGTGAATGACGAGATCGACGCCGTCGGGGTTCACCATCGGCACCGCCGACAACGTCGCTATGCGGTAATAAGGCGCCATGACGAGTCCCCGGACGGCCGTACCGTTCGTCAGGGCAAGCGCGTACTCGTTTAAAAAACGGACGAGCACCGGCGTCGTGATCCATTCGTTGGCGTGAAACGCGCCGTTTACATGAACGCGTCTTCCTCCCCGGCCGATCCGCAATTCTTCGATCGGCTTGCCCAGGACGGATCGGCCGATCGCGCGCCGGCGGACAAACGGATAGACTTCCGTCAGGCGGTCGAGATCCTCGGCGAGCGCGGCGGAATCATAGGCCCGCATCGGCCGGACGACCGGCCGCGTGACGCGAACGGGTACGCGGACGATTTGCCCGACGGCGAGCGTATTCGGCCGAATGCCGGGATTCAGCGCGAACAAGGCGTTCAGCGCCGTACCGTACCTCTGCGCAATCAACCACAGGCTTTCTCCCGCAACCACGCGGTGTTCAGCAACGGTATAACCGGGAATGCTGACCGTTGATCCGGGCAAAAGGCGCGACGGATCGACGCCGGGATTCGAATCGAGAATCAGCTCGAGCGGAACGGCGAACAAGCGGCTGTACAGCCAAAACGAATCGCCGGGGCGGACGGTGACGCGCATGCGGCTTGCCTCCCGTTTTCAGTCGGTCTTCTTTTTTCATTCTTATGGGAAGAAGCCGGCGCGGATGACCGCCTGACACATCATATCCGACACGTCATATCCAAAGGCTGACGTACCACGTTAAAAGCGCCTCGCCCCAGACGAACGCGGCCAACGCGCCCAAGGAGAGAAATGGGCCAAACGGCAAAAATATAGATCGATCGCCGCCCGACGCGGCAATCCGGAACAGACCGTACAGACTGCCGGCCGCCGAGGCGAAAAACAAGCACAAGAACGCGAGCTTAAGTCCCAAAACGGAACCGAGCGCAAACATCATCTTCACGTCGCCGCCGCCGACGCCTTGCCGGCGTCCGAAACGCTCAAACGCCAGCCCGACCGCAAACAACGCCGCCGCTCCGGCCAACGCGCCGAGAGCGTAATGCCAAAACGGCTCGGGGCGAACGAACAGCCGCAACGCCGCAAACAGCGCCGCAAAAGGAAACACGACGACGTTCAAAATCAGCCGGCACCTTAGATCCGTCGCCGTACAAACAGCGCAAAAAACGAGAAGTGCCGCTCCGACGACGCGTTCTTCCGTCTCCGATACGGC
It encodes:
- a CDS encoding peptidase M14; the protein is MRVTVRPGDSFWLYSRLFAVPLELILDSNPGVDPSRLLPGSTVSIPGYTVAEHRVVAGESLWLIAQRYGTALNALFALNPGIRPNTLAVGQIVRVPVRVTRPVVRPMRAYDSAALAEDLDRLTEVYPFVRRRAIGRSVLGKPIEELRIGRGGRRVHVNGAFHANEWITTPVLVRFLNEYALALTNGTAVRGLVMAPYYRIATLSAVPMVNPDGVDLVIHGPPREQPYRDRVVAINGGSMDFSRWKANIRGVDLNDQFPAFWEREVARSPAKGPAPRDYPGTAPLTEPEAVAMAQLTRESDFHRVLAFHTQGRVIYWGFMGFEPPESERLAVEFARVSGYTPIRYIESYAGYKDWFIMEWRRPGFTIEAGMGVNPLPLSQLEQIYQECLGILLAALYAP